In a genomic window of Halobiforma lacisalsi AJ5:
- a CDS encoding carbohydrate kinase family protein, with protein MVKVLTAGHVNWDVTLRIDDFPRPDGEAAIRSQRQSGGGSAANVAAALSGLEVEAGLIGSVGDDENGVLARRDLEDAGVSLEGVRVVEDAETAVKYLLVDDDGEVAVLGNDGVNEAVGPDDLDRDRIRAADHVHLTSQRPDTAAAIATTAREGGATVSFDPGRRLEDRRREYRDALATADVLFANDREIAALLEDEYEYVGSAFDDRIVVVKYGGDGAKVHTPEATYEHPGFDVDPVDTAGAGDAFAAGFLAVLLEEDGRGDVERALEYANACGAITASREGARSAPTAAEVSDFFATRY; from the coding sequence ATGGTCAAGGTCCTTACTGCCGGTCACGTCAACTGGGACGTGACGCTCCGTATCGACGATTTTCCCCGCCCTGACGGCGAAGCTGCGATCCGCTCTCAGCGCCAGTCCGGCGGCGGCAGCGCCGCCAACGTCGCCGCCGCGCTCTCCGGTCTCGAGGTCGAGGCCGGTCTCATCGGCAGCGTCGGCGACGACGAAAACGGCGTCCTCGCCCGCCGCGACCTCGAAGACGCGGGCGTCTCCCTCGAGGGGGTGCGCGTGGTCGAGGACGCGGAGACGGCCGTCAAGTACCTGCTGGTCGACGACGACGGCGAGGTGGCGGTGCTTGGCAACGACGGCGTCAACGAGGCCGTCGGCCCGGACGACCTCGATCGCGACCGGATCCGGGCGGCCGACCACGTCCATCTGACCAGCCAGCGACCCGATACCGCAGCGGCGATCGCGACGACGGCGCGCGAAGGCGGCGCGACGGTCAGTTTCGATCCCGGCCGACGACTCGAGGACCGCAGGCGCGAGTACCGCGATGCGCTCGCGACAGCGGACGTCCTCTTCGCGAACGACCGGGAGATCGCCGCCCTGCTGGAGGACGAGTACGAGTACGTCGGCTCGGCGTTCGACGACCGGATCGTCGTCGTCAAATACGGCGGCGACGGGGCGAAGGTCCACACGCCCGAGGCGACTTACGAACACCCGGGGTTCGACGTCGACCCGGTCGACACGGCCGGCGCGGGCGACGCCTTCGCCGCCGGATTCCTGGCCGTCCTGCTCGAGGAGGACGGCCGAGGCGACGTCGAACGCGCGCTCGAGTACGCAAACGCCTGCGGCGCGATCACGGCGAGTCGGGAGGGAGCCCGTAGCGCACCGACTGCGGCGGAAGTGTCCGACTTCTTCGCGACCCGTTACTGA
- a CDS encoding HalOD1 output domain-containing protein has translation MTEGRIRESGGRQYRRCVRYERTEGEPPSVATATALARFRDEDVTSTNTRLYDYVDPEALDALFRTDDDLERDRAVSLVSFDVDGATVRVWPDRVEVSPPN, from the coding sequence ATGACGGAAGGAAGGATACGCGAGTCCGGCGGCCGACAGTACCGTCGGTGCGTCCGCTACGAGCGAACGGAGGGGGAACCGCCGAGCGTCGCGACGGCGACGGCGTTGGCACGCTTTCGCGACGAAGACGTAACCAGCACCAACACTCGGCTCTACGACTACGTCGATCCGGAGGCGCTCGACGCGCTGTTCCGGACCGACGACGACCTCGAGCGCGACCGGGCTGTGTCGCTCGTCTCGTTCGACGTGGACGGGGCGACCGTCCGCGTGTGGCCCGACCGGGTCGAGGTGTCGCCGCCGAACTGA
- a CDS encoding nucleoside phosphorylase yields the protein MATQPHLLVEEGDLNDVALIPGDPGRVDRIADHCDESETIARNREYKVVNATYEGRELTICSTGIGCPSAAIAIEEMANVGVETFIRVGTTGALQSEIEIGDMIVATGAAKNEGTTKRYESVEFPAVPDYDVLSALVDSAEANDEDVHVGPIASDDAYYAETDEHVHDWEDAGLLAVEMEAAAVFSLARRKGLRAGAICTVDGNLVEGTQKGTDTEDDELPEKAKNNVGRAIDISLEATTDL from the coding sequence ATGGCAACGCAACCGCACCTGCTAGTCGAGGAGGGCGACCTGAACGACGTCGCGCTGATCCCGGGCGACCCCGGCCGCGTCGATCGAATCGCGGACCACTGCGACGAGAGCGAGACGATCGCCAGGAACCGCGAGTACAAGGTCGTCAACGCCACCTACGAGGGGCGGGAGCTGACGATCTGTTCGACAGGGATCGGCTGTCCCTCCGCGGCGATCGCCATCGAGGAGATGGCAAACGTCGGCGTCGAGACGTTCATCCGCGTCGGGACGACCGGCGCGCTCCAGTCGGAGATCGAGATCGGCGACATGATCGTCGCGACCGGCGCGGCGAAAAACGAGGGGACCACGAAACGGTACGAGTCCGTCGAGTTCCCCGCCGTCCCGGATTACGACGTGCTGTCGGCGTTGGTCGACTCTGCGGAAGCGAACGATGAAGACGTTCACGTCGGCCCGATCGCCTCCGACGACGCCTACTACGCCGAGACCGACGAACACGTCCACGACTGGGAGGACGCCGGCCTGCTCGCGGTCGAGATGGAGGCCGCGGCCGTCTTCTCGCTGGCCCGCCGCAAGGGGCTGCGCGCCGGCGCGATCTGTACCGTCGACGGCAACCTCGTCGAAGGCACCCAGAAGGGGACCGACACCGAGGACGACGAACTCCCCGAGAAAGCCAAGAACAACGTCGGCCGCGCGATCGATATCTCCCTCGAGGCAACAACCGACCTGTAA
- a CDS encoding DUF63 family protein, translated as MVLPEGFVLPPWYFLVAILVVLGGVLAMLWALEPPVTDRTVVAFVPWMMFGSALHVLHQLGAYPDSIAVLFTSPGVYLVTAIVGGLVWILGIFLEAAGLQRSIERFVGVTGTGFFVVFAMFALQLGWAAGTFEPFWPVIAVVLSGIVTALAWLALGIWFTDVAAITGMTGVVVVFGHVLDGVSTAVGYDVLGAGENVPLSQLLLEAGEALPTAEYVGGGWVFVVVKAALALAILGLFTEYVEERPGEARTILALVAAVGLGPGTHNVLLFLVA; from the coding sequence ATGGTGTTACCAGAGGGGTTCGTGCTCCCGCCGTGGTACTTCCTCGTGGCGATCCTGGTGGTCCTCGGCGGCGTGCTGGCGATGCTGTGGGCGCTCGAGCCGCCGGTAACCGACCGGACGGTGGTCGCGTTCGTTCCCTGGATGATGTTCGGGTCGGCCCTGCACGTGTTGCACCAACTGGGCGCCTATCCGGACAGCATCGCGGTGCTGTTTACCTCGCCCGGCGTCTACCTGGTGACGGCGATCGTCGGGGGCCTCGTGTGGATCCTCGGGATTTTCCTCGAGGCAGCGGGACTCCAGCGGTCGATCGAGCGATTCGTCGGCGTCACGGGGACCGGCTTCTTCGTCGTCTTCGCGATGTTCGCGCTCCAGTTGGGGTGGGCTGCCGGCACCTTCGAGCCGTTCTGGCCCGTCATCGCCGTCGTCCTCTCGGGGATCGTCACCGCGCTCGCGTGGCTCGCGCTCGGGATCTGGTTTACCGACGTCGCGGCGATCACCGGCATGACCGGCGTCGTCGTCGTCTTCGGGCACGTGCTGGACGGCGTCTCCACTGCGGTCGGCTACGACGTCCTCGGCGCGGGCGAGAACGTTCCCCTCTCGCAACTGCTGCTCGAGGCGGGCGAGGCGCTCCCGACCGCCGAGTACGTCGGCGGCGGGTGGGTGTTCGTCGTGGTGAAGGCCGCCCTCGCGCTGGCGATCCTGGGCCTGTTCACGGAGTACGTCGAGGAACGTCCCGGAGAGGCGCGGACGATCCTCGCGCTGGTCGCTGCCGTCGGTCTCGGCCCGGGCACCCACAACGTCTTGCTGTTCCTCGTCGCCTAG